One Mangifera indica cultivar Alphonso chromosome 4, CATAS_Mindica_2.1, whole genome shotgun sequence genomic region harbors:
- the LOC123214139 gene encoding protein SOB FIVE-LIKE 1-like isoform X1 has translation MWLMKGQNSERQRYKLNSKRLVFILMDPSEIRGSKEEYSSSVSGWTMYIGSPVHETDCDEGDEHDQTSYYQGNNFNKDNLGCKYDDANDNSDDSMASDASSGPSRQELSWESERSPFDKHAPGKLSAKEKLRHKEKTKKDERRSKVERDELVLKAKAASTQARSEGKVRKTN, from the exons ATGTGGTTGATGAAGGGGCAAAACTCAGAGAGACAAAGGTACAAGCTCAACTCCAAACGCCTG GTGTTTATATTGATGGATCCTTCCGAAATCCGTGGCTCTAAAGAAGAATATAGCAGCAGTGTGTCAGGATGGACAATGTATATTGGCTCCCCTGTTCATGAAACAGATTGTGATGAGGGTGACGAACATGATCAAACTTCTTATTATCAAGGAAATAACTTCAACAAAGATAATCTTGGCTGTAAATACGATGATGCCAATGATAATAGCGATGATTCCATGGCTTCAGATGCCTCTTCTGGCCCAAGTCGTCAAGAACTTTCGTGGGAAAGCGAGAGAAGCCCTTTCGATAAGCATGCACCTGGGAAGCTCTCTGCAAAAGAGAAACTTCGTCATAAAGAGAAGACgaaaaaagatgaaagaagaagCAAAGTTGAGAGAGATGAGTTGGTGCTTAAAGCAAAAGCTGCTTCTACTCAAGCTCGAAGTGAAGGCAAGGTGAggaaaacaaactaa
- the LOC123214139 gene encoding protein SOB FIVE-LIKE 1-like isoform X2 — protein MDPSEIRGSKEEYSSSVSGWTMYIGSPVHETDCDEGDEHDQTSYYQGNNFNKDNLGCKYDDANDNSDDSMASDASSGPSRQELSWESERSPFDKHAPGKLSAKEKLRHKEKTKKDERRSKVERDELVLKAKAASTQARSEGKVRKTN, from the coding sequence ATGGATCCTTCCGAAATCCGTGGCTCTAAAGAAGAATATAGCAGCAGTGTGTCAGGATGGACAATGTATATTGGCTCCCCTGTTCATGAAACAGATTGTGATGAGGGTGACGAACATGATCAAACTTCTTATTATCAAGGAAATAACTTCAACAAAGATAATCTTGGCTGTAAATACGATGATGCCAATGATAATAGCGATGATTCCATGGCTTCAGATGCCTCTTCTGGCCCAAGTCGTCAAGAACTTTCGTGGGAAAGCGAGAGAAGCCCTTTCGATAAGCATGCACCTGGGAAGCTCTCTGCAAAAGAGAAACTTCGTCATAAAGAGAAGACgaaaaaagatgaaagaagaagCAAAGTTGAGAGAGATGAGTTGGTGCTTAAAGCAAAAGCTGCTTCTACTCAAGCTCGAAGTGAAGGCAAGGTGAggaaaacaaactaa
- the LOC123214138 gene encoding 6-phosphogluconate dehydrogenase, decarboxylating 2-like, translating to MVAPTRIGLAGLAVMGQNLALNIAEKGFPISVYNRTTSKVDETVERAKQEGNLPLYGFHDPESFVKSIQKPRVIIMLVKAGTPVDQTIKTLSVYMEKGDCIIDGGNEWYENTERREKAMAELGLLYLGMGVSGGEEGARNGPSLMPGGSFEAYKHIEDILLKVAAQVPNSGPCVTYIGKGGSGNFVKMIHNGIEYGDMQLIAEAYDVLKSVGRLSNEELQQVFSEWNKGELLSFLIEITADIFGIKDDKGQGHLVDKVLDKTGMKGTGKWTVQQAAELSIAAPTIASSLDSRFLSGLKEERVEAAKVFKARGLGDFIVEQEVDKKKLIDDVRQALYASKICSYAQGMNLIRAKSNEKCWNLKLGELARIWKGGCIIRAVFLDRIKKAYDRNPDLANLLVDPEFAKEIVERQSAWRRVVCLAINSGISTPGMSSSLAYFDTYRRDRLPANLVQAQRDYFGAHTYERTDIPGSFHTEWFKIAKQSKI from the coding sequence ATGGTAGCACCAACAAGAATTGGCCTTGCTGGTCTTGCCGTCATGGGCCAAAATCTTGCTCTCAACATTGCTGAAAAAGGATTCCCAATTTCTGTCTACAACAGGACCACATCAAAAGTTGATGAGACAGTTGAACGAGCCAAACAAGAAGGGAACCTTCCCTTGTATGGCTTCCATGATCCTGAATCCTTTGTCAAATCAATCCAAAAACCTCGTGTTATCATTATGCTTGTTAAGGCTGGCACTCCAGTTGATCAAACCATTAAAACACTATCAGTTTACATGGAAAAAGGAGATTGTATCATTGATGGCGGCAATGAGTGGTATGAGAACACTGAAAGGAGAGAGAAAGCCATGGCTGAATTGGGTCTGCTTTATCTTGGAATGGGAGTTTCGGGTGGTGAAGAGGGTGCTCGGAATGGGCCTTCTTTGATGCCAGGAGGTTCCTTTGAGGCCTACAAGCACATAGAAGATATTCTCCTTAAGGTGGCTGCTCAAGTTCCCAATAGCGGTCCTTGCGTGACTTATATTGGCAAAGGAGGTTCTGGAAATTTTGTTAAGATGATACACAATGGTATTGAATATGGTGATATGCAGTTGATTGCAGAGGCTTATGATGTGCTGAAGTCAGTCGGGAGGCTCTCAAATGAGGAGTTACAACAGGTTTTCTCTGAGTGGAACAAGGGGGAGCTACTGAGCTTTTTGATTGAGATCACTGCagatatttttggaattaagGATGACAAGGGACAAGGTCATTTGGTAGACAAGGTCTTGGATAAAACCGGCATGAAGGGTACAGGAAAATGGACAGTTCAGCAAGCTGCTGAGTTGTCAATTGCTGCTCCCACTATAGCATCATCCTTGGATTCAAGATTCCTCAGTGGTTTGAAGGAGGAAAGAGTCGAAGCTGCCAAAGTCTTCAAAGCAAGAGGCTTGGGCGACTTCATAGTTGAGCAAGAAGTGGATAAGAAAAAGTTAATTGATGATGTGAGGCAAGCATTGTATGCATCCAAAATATGCAGCTATGCACAGGGAATGAATTTGATACGTGCAAAGAGCAATGAAAAATGTTGGAACTTGAAACTTGGGGAGCTGGCTAGGATTTGGAAGGGGGGTTGCATTATTCGTGCTGTATTCTTGGACCGAATCAAGAAGGCATATGACAGAAACCCAGATCTAGCTAATCTCCTTGTGGATCCAGAATTTGCAAAGGAAATTGTAGAGCGACAGTCTGCTTGGCGAAGAGTTGTCTGTCTTGCTATTAACTCAGGTATTAGCACCCCTGGTATGTCTTCTAGCCTTGCTTATTTTGACACATACAGGAGGGACAGGCTGCCTGCTAATTTAGTCCAAGCTCAAAGAGATTACTTTGGAGCTCATACCTATGAGAGGACTGACATACCAGGATCCTTCCATACTGAATGGTTCAAGATAGCTAAACAATCGAAGATCTGA